A genome region from Frankineae bacterium MT45 includes the following:
- a CDS encoding EspG family protein, which produces MTSSVLNWLSLTVEEFARWGWQQRIGWPDPLSSSAVGQFELPLEEILGETPSPVTQRSRGEERLLESVADVLWRPAYSAFAIRGEAGRGETYSVAVVGAEEAILLVVTADQVRISRVEPTAIAESLVAQLPKVLAAPTIRMEVAAQTASLLAGGFERNAPQRTLRSAMSSAGIPDVVANRLLAPESAVLATGTLAAMSYETDPPRLGTRSASWTEMADGGMVSSLGRGGEVIWEPMSPAVMIRVVADTMASLGSR; this is translated from the coding sequence ATGACCAGTTCGGTACTCAACTGGCTGAGCCTCACCGTCGAGGAGTTCGCGCGCTGGGGCTGGCAGCAACGCATCGGCTGGCCCGACCCGCTGAGCAGCTCAGCCGTCGGGCAGTTCGAGCTGCCGCTGGAGGAGATCCTGGGTGAGACACCGTCACCGGTCACCCAGCGCAGCCGAGGCGAGGAGCGGCTGCTCGAGTCGGTCGCCGACGTGCTCTGGCGTCCGGCCTACTCCGCCTTTGCGATTCGGGGTGAGGCCGGCCGAGGCGAGACCTACTCGGTGGCGGTGGTCGGCGCCGAGGAGGCCATCTTGCTCGTGGTCACCGCCGATCAAGTACGCATCAGCCGGGTGGAGCCGACCGCGATAGCCGAGTCCCTGGTGGCTCAGTTGCCGAAGGTGCTGGCCGCGCCGACCATCCGGATGGAGGTGGCGGCGCAGACGGCGTCGCTGCTGGCCGGCGGCTTCGAGCGGAACGCCCCGCAGCGCACGCTGCGCTCGGCGATGAGTTCGGCCGGCATCCCGGACGTGGTTGCCAACCGGCTGCTGGCCCCGGAGTCCGCCGTACTGGCCACCGGGACGTTGGCGGCGATGAGCTATGAGACCGACCCACCCCGGTTGGGGACGCGCTCGGCCAGCTGGACCGAGATGGCCGACGGAGGAATGGTCTCAAGCCTCGGACGTGGGGGCGAAGTGATCTGGGAGCCGATGTCACCCGCCGTTATGATTCGAGTGGTGGCCGACACCATGGCCAGTCTGGGTTCACGATGA
- a CDS encoding Subtilase family protein produces MRRIRLTRSSLAAGLCAIVLTSAPGVASADTWRAGQWWLAKLNLTQAWTLSKGEGVKVALYDSGVDATHPDLKNAIAGGTDTTGQGTPDGLTPVASSIGPSTDPTNPSSKAQHGTTMAVFIAGRGHGAGNADGLLGSAPGSSILSISSTGADGSPAQATQAIHWAVAHGAKVINMSFTGGGPSADDIAYAESHDVVLVAGSGNDGSGGLTGPAGYFGVVTVGGVDANLNYDPNATYGGPGDVAGEATSGGIAVAGPDSVKSEPENNGIGLPAATTVAQGTYTTTPGTSNATAIVSGIIALIRAKFPTMDAANVINRLIKTATPASGGGYSEKVGFGVPDAYKALTADVPSVCENPLGSEATHSVGIWQSIIDNSAYTPGCTPTSSSAPASPGAVHTGSAAAASESSSSSALLIGIGAVVVVVVAITGVAFTRRNRRNGPGGPPAGGAGGGPGGPGGAGGGPGGAEGGQGGPGGPPPYPPQQYPGQPYPPQNYPPQNYPPQSYPPQNYPPQNYPPQNYPPQSYPPPPPPAAAPPR; encoded by the coding sequence GTGAGGCGAATACGGCTGACCCGATCGAGCCTCGCCGCCGGGCTCTGCGCCATCGTGCTGACTTCCGCGCCAGGGGTGGCTTCGGCCGACACCTGGCGAGCCGGGCAATGGTGGTTGGCCAAACTCAATCTGACCCAGGCGTGGACGCTCTCAAAGGGGGAGGGCGTCAAGGTCGCTCTCTACGACTCGGGTGTGGACGCGACCCATCCGGACTTGAAGAACGCGATCGCCGGCGGTACCGACACCACCGGTCAGGGGACCCCGGACGGTCTGACGCCGGTCGCCAGCAGCATCGGGCCTTCGACCGATCCGACTAACCCGTCGTCCAAGGCCCAGCACGGCACCACGATGGCGGTCTTCATCGCCGGCCGGGGCCACGGCGCCGGCAATGCCGATGGGCTGCTCGGTTCGGCGCCGGGCTCCTCCATCCTCTCTATTTCCAGCACCGGGGCCGACGGCTCCCCGGCCCAGGCCACCCAAGCGATCCACTGGGCGGTCGCCCACGGCGCCAAAGTCATCAACATGTCCTTCACCGGTGGCGGTCCATCGGCCGACGACATTGCCTACGCCGAGTCTCACGACGTCGTGCTAGTCGCCGGAAGCGGAAACGACGGTAGCGGCGGCCTGACCGGCCCGGCCGGATACTTCGGCGTCGTCACCGTCGGCGGCGTGGACGCCAACCTCAACTACGACCCCAACGCCACCTACGGCGGCCCGGGCGATGTGGCCGGGGAGGCCACGAGTGGTGGGATCGCCGTCGCCGGGCCAGACTCCGTTAAGAGCGAGCCTGAAAACAATGGCATCGGGTTGCCGGCCGCCACCACGGTGGCCCAGGGCACCTATACGACGACCCCGGGCACCTCGAACGCGACAGCGATCGTCAGCGGCATCATCGCGCTCATCCGGGCCAAGTTCCCAACGATGGATGCCGCCAACGTCATCAACCGACTGATCAAGACAGCGACTCCGGCCTCCGGTGGCGGCTACAGCGAGAAGGTCGGCTTCGGGGTGCCGGACGCCTACAAGGCGCTCACCGCCGACGTCCCGAGCGTCTGTGAGAACCCACTCGGATCCGAAGCCACTCATAGCGTCGGCATATGGCAGTCGATCATCGACAACAGCGCCTACACGCCGGGGTGCACACCCACGTCATCGTCGGCCCCGGCGAGCCCTGGCGCAGTTCACACCGGCAGCGCCGCCGCTGCGTCGGAGAGTTCCTCGTCATCGGCGCTGCTCATCGGTATCGGGGCCGTGGTCGTAGTGGTCGTCGCCATCACCGGGGTCGCCTTCACCCGCCGCAACCGCAGGAACGGACCGGGCGGGCCGCCAGCCGGTGGAGCCGGAGGTGGACCGGGTGGGCCCGGTGGAGCCGGAGGTGGGCCCGGTGGAGCCGAAGGTGGACAGGGTGGGCCCGGTGGACCGCCGCCGTACCCGCCGCAGCAGTATCCCGGCCAGCCGTACCCGCCACAGAACTACCCACCGCAGAACTACCCACCACAGAGCTATCCACCGCAGAACTACCCACCGCAGAACTACCCACCGCAGAACTACCCACCGCAGAGTTACCCGCCACCGCCACCACCGGCCGCTGCGCCGCCCCGCTAG
- a CDS encoding Cell wall-associated hydrolase, NlpC family, producing MPESIKYNLDLLEEFRLAAARSASRLGAVGDDADALDTDAAVFGVGAAAGSLASAVNEAAGRMSRQLLQGEHLLRSVGRAVDSVMAAIEEADRAGRQNFSGGLSHTGGGKGPSGGHSSSGSGGGVAPTSADPARGTAPAVEPGSGVTLHLPDGLGTVRAPNEKAAAAVRLALSQLGTPYVWGGETPGKGFDCSGLTQWAYGREGVALPHDAAAQNIGERVAESNLAPGDLVVWDGHVAMYVGAGRMIEAPHTGADVHLTPLRTSNAGDRFEGFFRPTAR from the coding sequence ATGCCGGAGTCGATCAAATACAACCTCGACCTCCTCGAGGAGTTCCGGCTGGCCGCGGCCAGATCGGCGTCCCGCCTTGGTGCCGTCGGCGACGACGCCGACGCGCTGGATACGGACGCCGCGGTCTTCGGCGTCGGAGCCGCGGCCGGCTCTCTGGCCAGTGCGGTGAATGAAGCGGCGGGTCGGATGAGCCGGCAATTGCTGCAGGGCGAGCACCTGCTGCGTTCGGTGGGGCGGGCCGTCGACTCCGTCATGGCGGCGATCGAGGAGGCTGACCGGGCCGGGCGGCAGAACTTTTCCGGAGGGCTCTCCCATACCGGCGGCGGGAAGGGTCCGTCGGGCGGGCACAGCTCCTCTGGTTCCGGTGGCGGGGTTGCGCCGACCTCGGCCGATCCCGCACGGGGCACGGCGCCGGCGGTGGAGCCCGGATCCGGTGTGACGCTCCACCTCCCAGACGGTCTCGGTACGGTCCGGGCGCCGAACGAGAAGGCGGCCGCCGCGGTGCGCCTGGCCCTCAGCCAGCTCGGCACCCCGTACGTCTGGGGCGGTGAGACTCCCGGGAAGGGTTTCGACTGCAGCGGTCTGACCCAGTGGGCTTATGGGCGGGAGGGCGTCGCGCTGCCGCATGACGCCGCGGCTCAGAACATCGGGGAGAGGGTTGCCGAGAGCAACCTTGCGCCCGGCGATCTAGTGGTATGGGATGGGCATGTGGCGATGTACGTGGGGGCTGGGCGAATGATCGAAGCCCCGCACACCGGAGCCGACGTGCACCTGACGCCGCTGCGCACCAGCAACGCGGGCGACCGCTTCGAGGGCTTCTTCCGCCCGACCGCGCGGTGA
- a CDS encoding Proteins of 100 residues with WXG, whose amino-acid sequence MPAAVAVAALPGGDEFAQLWQQVDGDAAAVDALAGALSDAASRIGVVQRGVSAATEDVAAGWSGPAASAFTGYMGRLQAASAEVAAGLRRAAAELTTVSRHIDIAKQELTSIAEQVLAEVERLQSLEQSAFTGLVDDLVATEVAAACAQARPVVGRLSAALTSAARGVASAAAGPGYLQLHAPGEGGYLPQRGGRIQWRAIGHGDAVSSAPSSAAGPVRRSSSGSAPTLRPSGDVKAWIEAASAVLEKHGVPASRIDPSAIALIIQHESSGDPHAENLTDSNAAAGHPSKGLMQTIDSTFTEYALPGHGDIWSPVDNIIAGVRYALSRYGSLDNVPGVRAVQHGGSYVGY is encoded by the coding sequence GTGCCGGCCGCAGTGGCGGTGGCCGCCCTCCCGGGTGGCGACGAGTTTGCCCAGCTGTGGCAGCAGGTGGACGGTGACGCGGCGGCGGTCGACGCCCTGGCTGGGGCCCTGAGCGACGCGGCCTCGCGCATCGGCGTGGTGCAGCGCGGGGTCAGCGCCGCGACCGAGGATGTCGCAGCCGGCTGGTCGGGGCCGGCCGCCTCCGCCTTCACCGGCTACATGGGGCGGCTGCAGGCGGCGTCGGCTGAGGTGGCGGCCGGGCTGCGTCGCGCGGCGGCCGAGCTGACGACGGTCAGCCGTCACATCGATATCGCCAAGCAGGAGCTCACCAGCATCGCCGAGCAGGTGTTGGCCGAGGTGGAGCGTCTGCAGTCACTGGAGCAGTCGGCCTTCACCGGGCTCGTCGACGATCTCGTGGCGACGGAGGTGGCGGCGGCCTGCGCCCAGGCGCGCCCGGTGGTCGGCAGACTCTCAGCGGCCCTGACGAGCGCGGCGCGAGGCGTCGCCTCGGCCGCCGCCGGCCCGGGCTACCTGCAGCTGCATGCTCCGGGCGAGGGCGGCTATCTGCCGCAGCGTGGCGGGCGCATCCAATGGCGAGCCATCGGCCACGGTGATGCGGTGTCGAGCGCACCCAGTTCGGCTGCTGGCCCGGTCCGGAGGTCGTCCAGCGGATCGGCTCCCACTCTCAGACCCAGTGGTGACGTCAAGGCGTGGATCGAAGCGGCCTCGGCCGTGCTTGAGAAACACGGTGTTCCGGCCAGTCGAATCGACCCGTCGGCGATCGCACTGATCATCCAGCACGAGTCGAGTGGTGATCCGCACGCGGAGAACCTCACCGATTCCAACGCAGCGGCCGGGCACCCGTCGAAGGGCCTCATGCAGACCATCGACTCCACGTTCACCGAGTACGCACTCCCCGGCCACGGCGACATCTGGAGCCCGGTCGACAACATCATCGCCGGGGTGCGGTACGCGCTGAGTCGCTACGGTTCGCTCGACAACGTGCCGGGCGTCCGCGCCGTTCAGCACGGCGGAAGTTACGTGGGGTACTGA
- a CDS encoding YbaB/EbfC DNA-binding family protein: protein MQVDDLNQATAGDPVAEYQQRVAEIAERAELARTRVAEIRPSVTSDDGAVTVSVTATGSLVGIEFGSTARDLELSDLAAKIMRTAQRARVRAAEETQQVLASLVGESSAAMDFVRSQLTALSDSDDSSDGATSGSSNPGVAADESPEDGYQGRGL, encoded by the coding sequence ATGCAGGTCGACGACCTGAACCAGGCGACAGCCGGCGATCCCGTGGCCGAGTATCAGCAGCGCGTCGCCGAGATCGCCGAACGGGCCGAACTGGCCCGCACCCGGGTCGCTGAGATCCGTCCGTCGGTGACCAGCGACGACGGTGCGGTGACGGTGAGCGTGACCGCCACCGGATCGCTGGTCGGAATCGAGTTCGGCTCCACGGCCCGTGATCTTGAGCTGTCGGACCTGGCGGCGAAGATCATGCGTACCGCCCAGCGGGCGCGGGTGCGCGCGGCCGAAGAGACCCAGCAGGTGCTTGCCTCCCTCGTCGGTGAGTCGAGCGCGGCGATGGACTTTGTCCGTAGCCAGCTCACCGCGCTGAGCGATTCGGACGACTCGTCTGACGGCGCGACGTCCGGGTCGTCGAACCCCGGCGTCGCCGCCGACGAGTCGCCCGAAGACGGCTACCAGGGTCGGGGGCTCTGA
- a CDS encoding Fibronectin type III domain-containing protein codes for MSLGGRRWLVAAGLAVCVLAGSVAAYALHSPGYSTRHVDLNDGGIWASSDHDGLFGRVNKPAGSLDTAFYPPGASQQNYQLDVLQDRAAVLARDRASGKLYPVDVATGAVESEKGITLSTSDQVQIAGGTVAVLDPNSGKVWAARIDPDQGVVGNHGLAALGGKALPVAELGSSSGVGIGSALAVGDDGTVYGVSASGKVATIRPSGSGLGAVTYSRLDAALQAPQVTVVGNKMVVFDAKTGAVLLPGHHTATITDRQAGAVLQQPGPAADGVLIATQSSLFSVGLNNAKTTVLASTGTGAPAAPVRLDGCVYAAWSGTPGVAVGGCAGASSSIIALSDEKALVQPQLRINRGAVVLNDLVSGEIWDLDSGRRLDDWASVKPPAPIKPKNDRQQHDPNIGAVLAPPNAVDDNLGARPGHSTILNVLDNDSDPGGNVLSIASVNGLDNPQASLAIAPDGQSVQLTMPSNSGDIHFSYTVDDGKGLSATANVSVTARSPGDNRAPNLRLGYQSRVWGVASGGSISLPVLGDWRDFDGDPVILVSASATAGRVSTSPDGRVNYIAPTTPGPQTVQYTVSDGQATTEETLQFNVLAVTSSQTTPATAEPDVARGQVGQPIVINPLSNDLPGTDPTNPDARLQLATDVASPDATTVTTDLKAGTVTLTASHAGTFLFEYTVAYGNAAYAKGAVRVDVVAPPNTPQRPIAMLDSATLHGQRPVIVDVLANDFDPSGRLLVVQSATATAGNQLQVAIIQGRWLRINSLVPSVTPNPQTVDYVISDGVGESVTGQVSVSQLPLSTDNTPVPQDDYATVRAGDMVTAPVLDNDTDPDGDALSLLADVSGAPRPGQLTVTSEQSGTQLGQAYVSGDVVRFVAPAGALDEETQVVDYVVQNDAGQQAVGQLHVTIEPPPTQSHPDQVPSPPNVESRATAGDTITIPIQTSEVDPDGDSVTLVGIASAPTLGRIMSSTASSMVYQAYPTSSGTDDFTYQVTDKYGKIGTAAIRVAVVPSGDPQPPVASDVTITAAPNAALGVDVLARAFHSPDDSVTILPLAKTNVGAIPGGATLTAPTGNIEVTANKSLVPVVVRYAITDGIGEPSPASLTVRSQAGFDIPPVAVDDYANPAVGDNVVTVDVLSKASDPDGDAGRLQVSKVFDPQATFAAGKITVPVLKTPQVVPYEITDDHGATAMAIIYVPAEGAGAPSGKPGQSITLEKSGSKTINIADFVTDPSHKVVTLTTTNQLSASPSGGLQVTAAGAGQLTLHAAGDYVGPAAITFQVTDGASLTDPAGQFGFISVPVQVGPETPVLRCPSTNLPVVEGGAPLDLDVTSLCHVWVADPAQLKTISYTASWQPQPENVSVSGFGTKTLHVTAAGSSLPGSTGALVVGVSGSDPTPSKIHLAVVSSPPPSVAPVTVDGVVAGTSATVDLANYVSTDLRDRLVSVVSVARTSGMGASVTSNGSQVSMTPAADAHGTITFGVTITDVADRTRTERHANGLITLHVLGVPDRPGTPAPGRTVQSRMVTLSWTAPANNGEPIDFYEVDWDGGSQKCPASPCTITGLTNGAQYQFTVKAHNGVGFSQLSAASAPAEPNTVPNAATGLKTANPTDGQLVVSWTAATSAGTPVLSYVVSWPGGTTSVTGTSATVTGLNNDALTTIQVVAVNQQGPGPSATVTGESSGLPAAPKNVNADPVSLAGRSGKAVTVSWSAVDPNGPGPATYTVTRSGGAGAATVCSNTLHLSCPDQVSNDGAIYTYAVVASNATSGHSSPAGTSPSVVAADTPDTPVINSLTANGQNGQAVITFTAGDPHGAAGYVQCTRSGNTPCGTWSTNGGTQTQPVSGLANGTTSSLTLKECNQSGITQPCSAPTDPVSVTPYGPIGTPIITNVQPDGQYVNFSVSVDPNGRPVTVTVTRRHGATSPSQTFTTTATEQWTHDFNDDPDDKIGFTQSEQIVVTASPAGPGDSRQTVSAQAVGNSTRATVQLTRSSAPCTPDPTPTPEPSATPGPTPTPDPECGYIHLKLSNFEKSDSVKCTFAASASSIFGGDRTPPDDVTVSTDNNGAYDDDTPRTYDTKNTNLVATCEGVTSNTFKWT; via the coding sequence GTGAGTCTGGGGGGGCGCCGGTGGCTGGTTGCCGCCGGCCTGGCGGTCTGCGTCCTCGCTGGCTCAGTAGCCGCGTACGCACTGCACTCACCCGGGTACAGCACGCGGCACGTCGATCTGAATGACGGCGGTATCTGGGCCTCGAGCGACCACGACGGGCTCTTCGGGCGCGTCAACAAGCCGGCCGGCAGCCTCGACACCGCCTTCTACCCGCCCGGCGCCAGCCAGCAGAACTATCAGCTCGACGTCCTGCAGGACCGGGCCGCGGTGCTGGCCCGCGACCGCGCCAGCGGCAAGCTCTACCCGGTCGACGTGGCCACCGGCGCGGTGGAATCGGAGAAGGGGATCACACTCTCCACCTCTGACCAGGTCCAGATCGCCGGCGGCACCGTCGCCGTCCTCGACCCGAACAGCGGCAAGGTATGGGCCGCCCGCATCGACCCCGACCAGGGAGTAGTCGGCAATCACGGCCTGGCCGCGCTGGGCGGGAAGGCGCTGCCGGTGGCCGAACTCGGCTCCTCCAGTGGCGTCGGCATCGGTTCCGCACTAGCCGTCGGCGACGACGGCACGGTCTACGGCGTCTCCGCCTCAGGCAAGGTCGCCACGATCCGACCCTCCGGCTCCGGGCTCGGCGCCGTCACCTACAGCAGACTCGACGCCGCCCTGCAGGCCCCGCAGGTCACCGTAGTGGGCAACAAGATGGTGGTCTTTGACGCCAAGACCGGCGCGGTGCTGCTCCCCGGTCACCACACCGCGACCATCACCGATCGGCAGGCCGGTGCCGTGCTGCAGCAGCCCGGGCCCGCGGCCGACGGCGTGCTCATCGCGACCCAATCGAGCCTCTTCTCAGTTGGTCTGAACAACGCCAAAACAACGGTTCTGGCCTCCACGGGGACGGGCGCACCGGCCGCTCCAGTGCGTCTGGACGGCTGCGTCTACGCCGCCTGGAGCGGCACTCCGGGAGTGGCGGTCGGCGGATGCGCCGGGGCCAGCAGCAGCATCATCGCGCTCAGCGATGAGAAGGCTCTGGTTCAGCCGCAGCTTCGCATCAACCGCGGCGCCGTCGTGCTCAACGACCTGGTCAGCGGGGAGATATGGGACCTCGACAGCGGACGGCGGCTGGACGACTGGGCCTCGGTGAAACCCCCGGCACCGATCAAGCCGAAGAACGACCGACAGCAGCACGATCCGAACATCGGCGCCGTACTGGCCCCGCCCAATGCCGTCGACGACAACCTCGGTGCGCGTCCCGGTCACAGCACGATCCTGAACGTGCTCGACAACGACTCCGACCCTGGCGGCAACGTGCTGTCGATCGCATCGGTGAACGGGCTGGACAACCCGCAGGCGTCCTTGGCGATCGCGCCGGACGGGCAGTCGGTTCAGCTGACGATGCCCAGCAACTCGGGCGACATCCACTTCAGCTACACCGTCGACGACGGCAAGGGACTGTCGGCCACCGCGAACGTGTCGGTGACGGCCCGATCGCCGGGCGACAACCGTGCGCCGAATCTGCGGTTGGGGTACCAGTCCAGGGTCTGGGGAGTCGCCTCCGGCGGATCCATCTCGCTGCCGGTACTCGGAGACTGGCGCGACTTCGACGGCGACCCGGTGATCCTGGTCAGTGCGTCGGCCACCGCGGGCCGAGTGAGCACGTCCCCGGACGGGCGCGTCAACTACATCGCGCCCACGACGCCAGGGCCGCAGACGGTGCAGTACACGGTCTCGGACGGTCAGGCCACCACCGAGGAGACGCTGCAGTTCAACGTACTGGCCGTCACCTCCTCGCAGACCACACCGGCGACGGCCGAGCCCGACGTCGCCCGGGGCCAGGTCGGACAGCCGATCGTGATCAACCCGTTGAGCAATGACCTACCCGGCACCGACCCGACGAACCCGGATGCCCGGCTACAACTGGCAACCGACGTGGCGAGCCCGGACGCCACCACGGTGACCACGGATCTGAAGGCCGGCACCGTCACCCTCACCGCCAGCCACGCCGGCACATTCCTCTTCGAATACACCGTGGCCTATGGCAACGCGGCCTATGCCAAGGGGGCGGTCCGGGTCGACGTGGTGGCCCCGCCGAACACCCCGCAGCGCCCCATCGCGATGCTCGACTCAGCGACTCTGCACGGGCAGCGGCCGGTGATCGTGGACGTGCTGGCCAACGACTTCGACCCATCCGGCCGGCTGCTGGTCGTCCAGTCGGCCACCGCCACCGCCGGCAACCAGCTGCAGGTGGCGATCATCCAGGGACGCTGGCTGCGCATCAACTCGCTGGTGCCGTCGGTGACACCCAACCCGCAGACCGTCGACTACGTCATCAGCGACGGGGTGGGTGAGTCGGTGACCGGGCAGGTGTCGGTGAGCCAGCTGCCCCTCTCGACCGACAACACCCCGGTCCCGCAGGACGACTACGCCACCGTGCGCGCCGGTGACATGGTGACGGCGCCGGTCCTCGACAACGACACCGACCCCGACGGCGACGCTCTGAGCCTGCTGGCCGATGTCAGCGGAGCACCGCGGCCCGGCCAGCTCACCGTCACCAGCGAGCAGTCCGGGACGCAGCTCGGCCAGGCCTACGTCTCCGGCGACGTGGTCCGCTTCGTCGCACCGGCCGGCGCCCTCGACGAAGAGACCCAGGTCGTCGACTACGTGGTGCAGAACGACGCCGGACAGCAGGCGGTGGGGCAGCTGCACGTCACGATCGAGCCGCCGCCCACCCAGTCCCACCCGGATCAGGTGCCCAGCCCCCCGAACGTCGAGTCCCGGGCCACCGCCGGTGACACCATCACCATCCCGATCCAGACCAGTGAGGTGGATCCGGATGGCGACTCGGTGACCCTCGTCGGCATCGCCTCGGCGCCCACCCTCGGCCGCATCATGTCGAGCACCGCATCGTCGATGGTCTACCAGGCCTACCCGACCAGCTCCGGGACCGACGACTTCACCTATCAAGTCACTGATAAATACGGCAAGATCGGCACGGCGGCGATCCGGGTCGCGGTGGTCCCCTCCGGCGACCCGCAACCTCCGGTCGCCTCCGACGTCACCATCACCGCGGCTCCGAACGCCGCACTGGGCGTGGACGTCCTGGCCCGTGCCTTCCACAGTCCGGATGACAGCGTGACGATCCTGCCGCTGGCCAAGACCAACGTCGGCGCGATCCCGGGTGGCGCGACCCTCACCGCCCCGACCGGCAACATCGAGGTGACCGCCAACAAGAGCCTGGTTCCGGTGGTCGTCCGCTACGCCATCACCGACGGCATCGGCGAACCGTCACCGGCCAGCCTCACGGTCCGCTCGCAGGCGGGCTTCGACATCCCACCGGTGGCCGTCGACGACTACGCCAACCCGGCGGTCGGCGACAACGTCGTCACCGTCGACGTGCTGTCCAAGGCCTCCGACCCGGACGGCGACGCGGGCCGTCTGCAGGTGAGCAAGGTCTTCGATCCGCAGGCGACGTTCGCCGCGGGGAAGATCACCGTCCCAGTCCTGAAGACACCACAGGTCGTGCCCTATGAGATCACCGATGACCACGGCGCCACCGCGATGGCGATCATCTACGTCCCGGCCGAGGGAGCGGGCGCGCCATCCGGCAAGCCCGGCCAGTCCATCACGCTGGAGAAGAGCGGCAGCAAGACCATCAACATCGCGGATTTTGTTACTGATCCGTCGCACAAGGTGGTGACGCTGACCACCACCAACCAGCTCTCGGCCTCTCCCAGCGGCGGCCTACAGGTGACGGCCGCCGGCGCCGGCCAACTCACCCTGCACGCTGCCGGCGACTACGTCGGACCGGCGGCGATCACCTTCCAGGTGACCGACGGGGCCAGCCTCACCGACCCAGCCGGACAGTTCGGCTTCATCTCGGTGCCGGTCCAGGTCGGTCCGGAGACCCCGGTCCTGCGCTGCCCCTCCACCAACCTGCCGGTGGTCGAGGGTGGCGCGCCGCTCGATCTCGACGTCACCTCGCTCTGTCACGTCTGGGTGGCCGACCCGGCGCAGCTGAAGACCATCAGCTACACCGCCTCCTGGCAGCCGCAGCCGGAGAACGTGAGCGTCTCCGGCTTCGGTACCAAGACCCTGCATGTCACGGCAGCGGGCTCGTCTCTGCCGGGCAGCACCGGCGCGCTGGTCGTCGGTGTCAGCGGGTCGGACCCCACCCCGTCGAAGATCCACCTGGCCGTCGTCTCCTCCCCGCCGCCGTCGGTCGCACCGGTGACGGTCGACGGGGTGGTGGCCGGCACCTCGGCCACGGTGGATCTGGCCAACTACGTGAGCACCGACCTGCGGGACCGGCTGGTGTCGGTGGTGAGCGTCGCCCGGACATCGGGAATGGGCGCCTCGGTCACCTCCAATGGATCGCAGGTGTCGATGACACCCGCCGCCGACGCGCACGGCACCATCACCTTCGGCGTCACTATCACCGACGTCGCCGACCGGACCCGCACCGAACGGCACGCCAACGGCCTGATCACCCTTCATGTGCTGGGTGTTCCGGACCGGCCGGGAACCCCGGCGCCGGGGCGCACGGTCCAGAGCCGGATGGTAACGCTCTCCTGGACGGCACCGGCCAACAACGGCGAGCCGATCGACTTCTACGAGGTCGACTGGGACGGCGGATCGCAGAAGTGCCCCGCCTCGCCCTGCACCATCACCGGGCTCACCAACGGCGCGCAGTACCAATTCACCGTCAAGGCACACAACGGCGTGGGGTTCAGCCAGCTGAGCGCCGCCTCGGCACCGGCCGAACCAAACACCGTCCCCAACGCCGCAACCGGGCTGAAGACGGCCAACCCGACGGACGGCCAGCTGGTCGTCAGTTGGACGGCCGCCACCTCCGCCGGAACCCCCGTGCTCAGCTACGTGGTGAGCTGGCCAGGAGGCACCACCAGCGTCACCGGCACCAGCGCCACCGTAACCGGGCTCAACAACGACGCGCTCACCACCATCCAGGTCGTCGCGGTTAACCAGCAGGGGCCGGGTCCGTCGGCCACGGTCACCGGGGAGTCCTCCGGATTGCCGGCGGCGCCGAAGAACGTCAACGCCGACCCGGTGTCACTGGCCGGCCGCAGCGGAAAGGCGGTGACGGTCAGCTGGTCGGCGGTCGACCCGAACGGACCGGGGCCCGCCACATACACCGTGACCCGCTCCGGCGGTGCCGGCGCCGCCACCGTCTGCAGCAACACTCTGCACCTCTCCTGCCCGGATCAGGTCAGCAATGACGGCGCGATCTACACCTATGCGGTGGTCGCCTCCAACGCGACATCCGGCCACTCCTCCCCGGCCGGGACTTCGCCCTCGGTGGTGGCCGCGGACACCCCGGACACTCCGGTGATCAACTCGTTGACGGCCAACGGCCAGAACGGGCAGGCGGTCATCACCTTCACCGCAGGCGATCCTCATGGCGCCGCCGGGTACGTGCAGTGCACTCGCTCCGGCAACACGCCTTGTGGAACCTGGTCGACCAACGGCGGAACGCAGACGCAGCCCGTCAGCGGCCTGGCCAACGGCACCACGTCGTCACTGACCCTCAAAGAATGCAATCAGAGCGGCATCACCCAACCCTGCAGCGCGCCAACCGACCCGGTGTCGGTGACGCCCTACGGCCCGATCGGCACCCCGATCATCACCAACGTCCAACCCGACGGGCAGTACGTCAACTTCTCGGTGAGCGTCGACCCGAACGGGCGTCCGGTGACCGTGACGGTGACCCGCCGTCACGGTGCCACCTCGCCTTCCCAGACGTTCACGACGACCGCCACCGAGCAGTGGACGCATGACTTCAACGACGACCCGGACGACAAGATCGGGTTCACCCAGAGTGAGCAGATCGTGGTGACCGCGTCTCCGGCCGGTCCAGGGGATAGCCGGCAAACAGTCAGCGCCCAGGCGGTCGGGAACTCCACGCGCGCCACCGTGCAGTTGACCCGTTCGAGCGCCCCCTGCACACCCGACCCGACACCGACCCCGGAACCGTCCGCCACTCCGGGCCCGACCCCCACCCCCGACCCCGAGTGCGGCTACATCCACCTCAAGCTCAGCAACTTCGAGAAATCTGACTCGGTGAAGTGCACCTTCGCCGCGTCAGCCAGCAGCATCTTCGGCGGCGACCGGACTCCTCCGGACGACGTCACCGTCTCCACCGACAACAACGGCGCGTACGACGACGACACACCTCGCACCTACGACACCAAGAACACCAACCTGGTGGCCACCTGCGAGGGCGTCACCTCAAACACCTTCAAATGGACCTGA